Proteins from a single region of Paramormyrops kingsleyae isolate MSU_618 chromosome 9, PKINGS_0.4, whole genome shotgun sequence:
- the LOC111843450 gene encoding dendritic cell-specific transmembrane protein, translating to MLKMHTLHPELKQLRTQCLSTTALLNIPDRRDAYKRCFLRLLTSFTISLAFSVLLFLSFLSLKYERAVLGCVAGLSLAVTTPALFISQDVRHFGLLFLISCGMRQGRNLLITAGTGIVIFWNVQNTFSNLKELARSMICNLETRRILIDLTPISNYVKMLKWIGKQLQANPHFGMVDFKTQLHVSSKVDSEGLENMLKHAEKMLNATADHVLGVMDTMSTISQIVGPVLGLFLVLVFTVLYARQYQHNKKFMNTFITSHFIEYDRRQQAMGQISVLPLTKNEAALYTTIPSLWFTTKEWKAMLKFSLPILTNFLVWVLFMVIDALIYWLIVIIKTHLESLEPFNVPLKVSSTEEKTIIGINFQDNRESRDFSYSVALFEEKCLPNPTLMTYNSTVPLSVILVVLAFLALLSGKLQQVRLLLSTKLYSQASDKRVQYLHSEIVLDRQTDRNAQKTALMKRLREASFWFPILFHDKDKDNF from the exons ATGCTGAAGATGCACACACTGCATCCAGAGTTAAAGCAGCTCAGGACCCAGTGTTTGTCCACTACTGCATTGCTCAACATCCCAGACCGCAGAGATGCCTACAAACGTTGCTTCCTTCGTCTTCTCACCTCCTTCACCATCAGTCTGGCCTTTAgtgtcctcctcttcctcagcttCTTATCTCTGAAGTACGAGAGGGCGGTGCTGGGGTGTGTCGCGGGCCTGAGCTTGGCTGTTACCACACCTGCCTTATTCATTTCCCAGGATGTTCGCCATTTCGGGCTCCTCTTTTTGATCTCCTGTGGCATGCGGCAAGGGAGGAATCTGCTCATAACTGCCGGGACTGGTATAGTGATCTTCTGGAATGTTCAGAACACATTCAGCAACCTCAAGGAGTTGGCCAGGAGCATGATCTGCAACCTGGAGACCAGGCGGATTCTCATTGACCTCACACCCATTAGCAACTATGTTAAAATGCTAAAATGGATCGGCAAGCAACTCCAGGCAAACCCCCATTTTGGAATGGTCGATTTCAAGACTCAGCTACACGTCTCATCCAAGGTTGACTCTGAAGGCCTGGAGAATATGCTGAAGCATGCAGAGAAAATGTTAAATGCCACAGCAGACCACGTACTTGGTGTAATGGACACCATGTCCACCATAAGCCAGATAGTAGGTCCAGTCCTTGGTCTCTTTCTGGTCTTGGTTTTCACAGTATTGTATGCAAGGCAGTACCAGCACAACAAAAAGTTTATGAACACCTTTATCACCAGCCACTTCATCGAGTACGATAGGAGGCAACAAGCTATGGGACAGATTTCTGTCCTGCCCCTGACGAAAAATGAAGCGGCTCTCTACACCACGATCCCATCTCTTTGGTTCACCACCAAGGAGTGGAAGGCCATGCTGAAGTTCAGTCTTCCTATCCTGACTAACTTCTTAGTCTGGGTTTTATTTATGGTCATCGATGCTCTTATCTATTGGCTGATTGTCATCATCAAAACCCATCTAGAAAGTTTGGAGCCATTCAACGTTCCCCTGAAAGTCAGCTCTACT GAAGAAAAAACCATCATTGGCATTAATTTTCAGGATAACAGGGAGAGCAGGGATTTCTCATATTCTGTGGCCCTCTTTGAGGAGAAATGTCTTCCTAATCCCACTTTGATGACCTACAACTCCACGGTCCCGCTCTCTGTCATCCTTGTCGTCTTGGCCTTCCTGGCTCTCCTCTCTGGCAAACTCCAGCAAGTCCGACTCTTGTTATCGACTAAGCTCTACAGCCAGGCCTCTGACAAAAGGGTACAGTACCTGCACTCGGAAATAGTCTTGgataggcagacagacaggaatgCCCAGAAAACTGCTCTGATGAAACGACTGAGAGAG GCCAGTTTCTGGTTTCCAATATTGTTCCATGATAAAGACAAGGACAATTTCTGA
- the rims2a gene encoding regulating synaptic membrane exocytosis protein 4 isoform X7, which yields MGRQSHDVAAASAAGGSGTRIPRSQSRLSLSASFEALAVYFPCMNSFDEEDTEAGGKKLRSTIQRSTETGLAVEMRSRMTRQASRESTDGSMNSYSSEGNLIFPGVRLSSDSQFSDFLDGLGPAQLVGRQTLATPSMGDIQIGMVDKKGLLEVEVIRARGLVGKPGSKALPAPYVKVYLLENGACVAKKKTKVARKTLDPLYQQQLSFEDTPGGKVLQIIVWGDYGRMDHKSFMGAAQILLDDLDLSNMVIGWFKLFPPSSLVDPTLAPLTRRASQSSLDSSSGPYARS from the exons ATGGGCAGGCAGAGTCACGATGTGGCGGCGGCATCCGCGGCCGGCGGCTCCGGCACACGCATACCCCGCTCTCAGAGCCGGCTCAGCCTCTCCGCATCCTTTGAGGCTCTCGCCGTCTACTTCCCCTGCATGAACTCCTTTGACGAGGAGGACACAG AAGCAGGAGGGAAGAAGTTGCGCAGCACCATCCAGAGGAGCACGGAGACAGGCTTGGCGGTGGAGATGAGGAGCCGTATGACACGGCAGGCCAGCCGGGAGTCCACCGACGGCAGCATGAACAGCTACAGCTCCGAAGGAAA CCTGATATTTCCTGGAGTGCGGCTTTCTTCTGACAGCCAGTTCAGTGACTTCCTGGATGGTCTTGGTCCTGCCCAGCTTGTGGGTCGGCAGACATTGGCCACACCTTCCATGG GTGACATCCAAATTGGAATGGTGGACAAGAAAGGATTGCTAGAGGTGGAAGTCATCCGAGCTCGTGGCCTTGTGGGAAAACCAGGCTCTAAGGCACTGCCAG CACCGTATGTCAAAGTGTACCTTCTGGAAAACGGAGCCTGTGTAGCCAAAAAGAAAACGAAAGTCGCTCGGAAAACTTTGGATCCCCTCTATCAGCAGCAACTGTCATTTGAGGACACTCCAGGCGGGAAAGTTCTGCAG ATCATTGTGTGGGGGGACTATGGACGCATGGACCACAAATCCTTTATGGGAGCTGCTCAGATACTTTTAGACGATCTTGACTTGTCCAACATGGTGATTGGCTGGTTCAAGCTCTTCCCCCCTTCCTCATTGGTGGACCCAACCCTGGCACCTTTGACCAGGAGAGCTTCCCAATCGTCACTGGACAGTTCCTCTGGACCTTATGCTCGTTCATAG